From a region of the Nitrospira sp. genome:
- the malQ gene encoding 4-alpha-glucanotransferase translates to MLADRAGIVADYYDIAGTHHVTTDETRRAILTAMSLHAANRDELIEELTAWDDRPWLQGCEPVHVIRSGREIGMWSLHVPCERSDDALLQIHWSLHADTGETHWEREEGPGLRIEDQRVIKGRRFIRVALAFPRELPLGYYAVRAQAKASGTHTETMCRLIVAPERCYVPEKLQRGARWWGIALQLYSLRSDRNWGIGDFGDLATIVEWAGKHMGAAVVGLNPLHALKNSKPYHVSPYSPASRLFLNDLYIDVEQVAEYGTAPEVRSRLADPAFRAQIEAARRCDLVDYDTAKTMKREILEVCYRAFLREHFEGEEPELKPTTERGNSFSRFVEREGESLAEYALFQALEEERQALQSPSVVWADWPEPYRVPTSEAVQEFRHRHMSRVRFFQYLQWLAAEQLRGLVEKAQDAGMPIGFYHDLALGSDRYGADGWRYQEVLALNADCGAPPDAFAPQGQNWGFSPLDPLRLRASGYQYMINLLRNNLRYGGAIRIDHVMALFRLFWIPRGLPPSMGTYVHYRDEELLAILALESVRANALVIGEDLGTVPDWVRDRLGTAGVLSYRVLYFERTPSGAWKPPAQYPAQSLAVVTTHDLPTLNGYWEGADIETRSALGLFPSEQARNAMLDERQQEKAGILAALKSEGLLPAGLSEDPALMPTMTDELRECVHQYLAHTPSWIVLANLEDVIGARAQTNLPGTVDQHPNWCRKLSLTVEELKSDPRFERLAAQLRLTRPLV, encoded by the coding sequence ATGTTGGCCGATCGGGCCGGGATTGTCGCTGATTACTACGACATCGCCGGCACGCATCATGTGACGACGGATGAAACGCGTCGGGCTATCCTCACCGCCATGAGTCTCCATGCCGCAAACCGCGATGAACTCATTGAGGAACTGACGGCTTGGGATGACCGCCCATGGCTACAAGGATGCGAGCCGGTCCATGTGATTCGGTCAGGGCGAGAGATTGGGATGTGGTCATTGCATGTGCCGTGCGAGCGTTCGGACGATGCTCTCCTACAGATCCACTGGTCCCTCCATGCAGATACTGGAGAGACGCACTGGGAGAGGGAAGAAGGGCCAGGGCTCAGAATCGAAGATCAGCGTGTGATCAAAGGGCGTCGCTTCATTCGTGTGGCCTTGGCATTTCCACGAGAATTGCCGCTCGGGTATTACGCGGTGAGAGCTCAGGCGAAGGCAAGTGGCACGCACACTGAAACAATGTGCCGTCTGATCGTAGCCCCTGAGCGTTGTTACGTTCCTGAGAAACTTCAGCGTGGTGCTCGATGGTGGGGTATCGCCTTGCAGCTCTATTCGTTGCGGAGCGATCGCAATTGGGGCATCGGCGACTTCGGCGATCTCGCGACCATCGTAGAATGGGCTGGAAAGCACATGGGTGCTGCCGTGGTCGGACTCAACCCACTCCATGCGCTCAAGAATTCCAAACCCTATCATGTGAGCCCGTATTCACCGGCTAGCCGCCTGTTTCTCAACGACCTGTATATCGATGTTGAACAGGTTGCGGAGTATGGGACGGCACCGGAGGTACGGAGCCGGTTGGCTGATCCGGCGTTTCGCGCGCAGATCGAGGCAGCGAGGCGATGCGACTTGGTGGATTACGATACGGCCAAAACGATGAAACGCGAGATACTCGAAGTCTGCTATCGTGCGTTTCTTCGGGAACATTTCGAAGGTGAAGAGCCCGAGTTGAAGCCGACGACGGAGCGCGGGAACAGCTTTTCTCGCTTTGTCGAGCGTGAAGGAGAATCTCTGGCCGAATATGCGTTATTTCAAGCGCTGGAGGAGGAGCGGCAGGCGCTCCAATCACCCTCGGTCGTTTGGGCGGACTGGCCGGAGCCCTATCGAGTTCCAACGTCGGAGGCCGTGCAGGAATTTCGGCACCGGCATATGTCGCGGGTCAGGTTCTTTCAGTACCTGCAGTGGTTGGCGGCAGAACAGCTACGTGGGCTGGTTGAGAAGGCACAGGATGCCGGAATGCCGATCGGGTTTTACCACGATCTTGCGCTCGGGAGCGATCGCTACGGAGCCGATGGGTGGCGGTATCAAGAGGTGCTGGCGTTGAATGCCGATTGCGGTGCGCCGCCCGATGCCTTTGCTCCCCAAGGGCAGAATTGGGGATTCTCTCCGCTTGATCCGCTCCGGCTTCGCGCGAGTGGCTACCAGTACATGATCAACTTGCTCCGCAACAATCTCCGCTATGGTGGCGCGATTCGAATCGATCATGTCATGGCGCTCTTCCGCTTGTTTTGGATTCCACGCGGCCTTCCCCCCTCGATGGGCACATATGTGCATTACCGTGACGAGGAACTGCTGGCGATCTTGGCATTGGAGAGTGTGCGGGCTAACGCACTCGTCATCGGCGAAGATCTGGGAACCGTTCCCGATTGGGTGCGTGACCGACTGGGAACAGCCGGCGTCCTGTCCTATCGGGTTTTGTATTTTGAACGGACTCCCTCAGGGGCCTGGAAACCACCGGCACAGTATCCGGCGCAATCACTGGCGGTCGTCACGACTCACGATCTTCCGACGTTGAATGGATATTGGGAGGGTGCCGATATTGAGACTCGATCCGCTCTCGGCCTATTTCCTTCCGAGCAAGCTCGGAACGCGATGCTGGATGAGCGGCAACAGGAGAAAGCCGGTATCCTCGCTGCGTTAAAGTCCGAAGGACTCTTGCCGGCCGGTCTATCGGAAGACCCAGCGCTCATGCCTACCATGACTGATGAGTTGAGAGAGTGTGTTCATCAGTATCTGGCTCATACTCCATCCTGGATTGTTCTGGCCAATCTCGAAGATGTCATCGGCGCTCGCGCTCAGACCAATTTGCCTGGGACGGTGGATCAGCATCCGAATTGGTGTCGGAAGCTGAGTCTCACGGTCGAGGAGCTGAAGAGCGACCCACGATTCGAACGGCTCGCGGCTCAGTTGCGTTTGACGCGCCCCCTTGTGTAA
- a CDS encoding TolC family protein: protein MLKVFAPLGFCVCAATMLAPSFSTAGMPIGEPSRPSQSAAPEPLSLTLKGALAAAVSNNPDVLLYKERIQEGQGQVRTQLGAMLPNLSANIRQTRQTQFLGTIGLSPVRTDPFSIFDTRISATQNLFSLSLIQRWRASRETLHVTEHESEVRKFDTMASVALAYMDGLKAMATIKVHEANQHVMNELLETVRHRQRGGVATLLDVARLEAQLAAERQQESSARYDLDHAKLNLINLLALSMESSLVLTDEWLTEVQDLPTPEQAIDSALSQRPEVQAQITRMKASELTYSSITGERLPSLVAQGEYGLIGNRWNNSVDTYNMALTLQIPIFDGAQREGRIVQARSQVQQEALRMKSVLNQVRMEARDALASLTAAKEQVGIAQTGLEMATKELELARERYAVISSASHFELTNGLSAVTRARENLVNALFQLNAARVNLARSTGGLDRLN from the coding sequence ATGTTGAAGGTGTTTGCACCTCTTGGATTCTGTGTATGTGCCGCCACGATGCTTGCGCCAAGTTTCTCGACCGCCGGTATGCCAATCGGAGAACCGAGTAGACCGTCTCAATCAGCTGCCCCCGAACCTCTTTCTCTCACCTTGAAAGGCGCCTTGGCGGCGGCGGTCAGCAACAATCCCGACGTCCTCCTGTACAAAGAACGAATTCAGGAGGGGCAAGGTCAGGTTCGGACCCAATTGGGGGCGATGCTCCCCAACCTGTCTGCCAATATTCGCCAGACCAGACAGACGCAATTCTTGGGTACCATCGGGCTTTCTCCCGTGCGCACCGATCCATTCAGCATTTTCGATACGCGCATCAGCGCGACACAAAACCTGTTCAGTCTCAGCTTGATTCAGCGATGGCGGGCTTCACGGGAGACGTTGCATGTCACCGAACATGAATCGGAGGTGAGAAAGTTCGACACGATGGCCAGTGTGGCCCTGGCCTATATGGATGGGTTGAAGGCCATGGCCACGATCAAGGTGCATGAAGCGAATCAGCACGTGATGAACGAACTACTGGAGACGGTCAGACACCGGCAGCGTGGAGGAGTCGCGACGTTACTGGATGTTGCGCGGCTAGAAGCACAACTGGCGGCTGAGCGGCAACAGGAATCATCGGCGCGGTATGACCTTGACCATGCCAAACTGAATCTCATCAATCTGCTTGCGCTCTCCATGGAAAGCTCCCTGGTTCTGACCGATGAGTGGTTGACGGAGGTACAGGACCTACCGACGCCGGAACAGGCGATAGACTCGGCGTTGAGCCAAAGACCGGAGGTTCAGGCGCAGATCACACGCATGAAAGCTTCGGAGCTGACCTATTCGTCCATCACCGGGGAGCGCTTACCGTCGCTGGTTGCCCAAGGCGAGTATGGCCTCATCGGTAATCGTTGGAACAACTCCGTAGACACGTACAATATGGCGTTGACCCTTCAGATTCCGATCTTCGATGGAGCGCAACGCGAAGGCCGCATCGTACAGGCGCGGAGCCAGGTACAGCAAGAAGCGTTACGGATGAAGTCGGTGCTCAATCAAGTCAGAATGGAAGCGCGCGATGCACTCGCTTCACTGACCGCGGCGAAAGAACAGGTGGGCATCGCGCAGACCGGTCTCGAGATGGCAACAAAGGAATTGGAGCTTGCGCGCGAACGCTACGCCGTCATCAGCTCGGCCAGCCATTTCGAACTGACCAACGGACTTTCCGCAGTCACCCGCGCCAGAGAAAACCTCGTCAATGCACTTTTCCAACTCAACGCTGCTCGCGTCAATCTGGCTCGCTCCACAGGCGGCTTAGATCGATTGAACTAG
- a CDS encoding type I secretion system permease/ATPase, translated as MSAQAARVLPQDPDSPILTQSRTPTDTGLTCLLILARLHDLPADGSQLRHQFAQSGQVLSDTDLLRAAKHLGLKAGLVKTQWRKLQEMPLPAMAKLVDGGYLVLAKVGAEKVLIHNPVEARPLVISREQFEVIWTGELLLFTKRTEVRLQDLKFDFTWFIPAIVKYRTFFGEVLVASFFLQLFALLTPLFTQVVIDKVLVHKGFTTLHVLAIGMIALAVFEALLGGLRTYLFSHTTNRIDVSLGAQLFRHILALPLSYFEARRVGDTVARVRELEQIRQFLTSHSVTVALDVVFTAVFLTVMWFYSSTLTLVVMASLPIYALLSVAITPAIRTRLHEKFNRGAENQAFLVEAVSGIQTVKAMAVEPPLLRKWEEQLAGYVRASFRATSLITITGQSATCVQKVTMVAVLWVGAYRVIEGDLSIGQLIAFNMLSSQVTGPLLRLVNLWQEFQQVGISVQRLGDVLNTQPEPSYNPNRTTLPQVRGQVRFEEVTFRYRSDGPEVIRKVSFAVEPGQVIGIVGRSGSGKSTIAKLIQRLYVPEGGRILVDGVDLAQIDPAWLRRQVGVVLQENFLFNASVRENIALTDPGLAMDQVMQAAKLAGAHEFILELMDGYDTVIGEHGCTLSGGQRQRIALARALVANPRILILDEATSALDYESEAVIQQNMAQICKERTVFIIAHRLSTVRPAHRIYVVDRGEIVEQGAHTDLLRAGGCYARLHAHQAGREKAVG; from the coding sequence ATGTCGGCTCAAGCAGCGAGAGTGCTTCCTCAGGACCCTGATTCACCGATACTGACTCAGTCACGAACCCCCACCGATACGGGACTGACCTGTCTTCTTATCCTTGCCCGGCTTCATGATCTCCCTGCCGATGGTTCCCAGCTTCGGCATCAGTTCGCCCAATCGGGGCAAGTTCTTTCCGACACCGATCTGCTCCGTGCCGCCAAGCATCTTGGCTTGAAAGCCGGCTTGGTTAAGACGCAGTGGCGCAAACTTCAAGAGATGCCGTTGCCTGCCATGGCCAAGTTAGTGGATGGGGGCTATCTCGTATTGGCCAAGGTCGGAGCGGAGAAGGTGCTGATCCATAATCCCGTCGAAGCACGCCCGCTCGTCATCTCTCGTGAACAGTTCGAGGTGATCTGGACTGGGGAACTACTGCTCTTTACCAAGCGCACTGAGGTCCGTCTGCAGGATCTCAAGTTCGATTTCACCTGGTTCATTCCGGCAATCGTCAAGTACCGAACGTTTTTCGGTGAAGTGTTGGTCGCTTCGTTCTTTCTTCAGCTCTTTGCCCTGTTGACTCCGCTGTTTACGCAAGTCGTCATCGACAAAGTGCTTGTGCACAAGGGATTTACGACGCTTCATGTGTTGGCGATCGGCATGATCGCGCTGGCCGTCTTCGAGGCCCTCCTCGGCGGGCTCCGCACCTATCTGTTTTCCCATACGACGAATCGGATCGATGTCAGCCTCGGGGCCCAACTCTTTCGGCACATCTTGGCCCTGCCTCTGTCTTACTTTGAAGCGAGGCGAGTCGGCGATACGGTCGCCCGCGTGCGTGAGTTGGAGCAGATTCGACAATTCCTGACCAGTCATTCCGTCACGGTGGCGTTGGACGTCGTCTTTACCGCCGTCTTCCTCACGGTGATGTGGTTCTACAGTTCGACGCTGACGCTCGTCGTGATGGCCTCGCTCCCGATCTATGCACTGCTGTCCGTAGCGATCACCCCGGCGATTCGAACGCGCTTGCACGAAAAATTCAATCGCGGGGCGGAGAATCAGGCGTTCCTCGTCGAGGCGGTCAGCGGGATCCAGACCGTGAAGGCCATGGCCGTCGAGCCGCCGCTGTTACGCAAATGGGAAGAGCAACTGGCCGGCTATGTGCGGGCGAGTTTTCGGGCCACGAGCTTGATTACGATAACCGGCCAATCAGCGACCTGTGTCCAAAAGGTGACCATGGTAGCCGTGCTGTGGGTGGGTGCTTATCGCGTGATCGAGGGTGATCTCAGCATCGGGCAGCTGATTGCGTTCAACATGCTCTCGTCGCAGGTCACCGGCCCGCTCCTGCGCCTAGTGAATCTTTGGCAGGAATTTCAACAAGTGGGTATTTCGGTGCAGCGGTTGGGCGATGTGCTCAATACCCAGCCCGAGCCCTCATATAATCCGAATCGGACCACGCTCCCGCAGGTCCGAGGCCAGGTGCGATTCGAAGAGGTGACATTTCGCTATCGATCCGACGGTCCTGAGGTGATTCGCAAGGTGTCGTTTGCCGTTGAGCCGGGTCAGGTGATCGGCATCGTCGGGCGTTCAGGATCCGGAAAGAGCACCATTGCCAAGTTGATCCAGCGTCTCTATGTGCCCGAGGGAGGGCGAATCTTAGTGGATGGGGTGGATCTGGCCCAGATCGATCCGGCATGGCTTCGCAGACAAGTAGGAGTCGTGCTGCAAGAGAATTTCCTGTTCAACGCCTCGGTGCGAGAGAACATTGCGCTGACGGATCCCGGCTTGGCGATGGACCAGGTGATGCAGGCGGCGAAACTGGCCGGAGCCCACGAATTCATCCTGGAATTGATGGACGGGTACGATACCGTGATCGGAGAGCATGGATGCACGTTGTCGGGAGGGCAGCGCCAGCGGATCGCCCTTGCGAGAGCCTTGGTGGCGAACCCTCGGATTCTCATCTTGGATGAGGCCACCAGTGCCCTGGACTACGAGTCTGAGGCCGTGATCCAGCAGAATATGGCGCAGATCTGTAAAGAACGCACGGTCTTCATCATCGCGCATCGACTGAGCACGGTGCGGCCGGCCCATCGTATCTATGTCGTCGATCGAGGAGAGATTGTTGAGCAGGGGGCGCATACCGACCTCCTCCGTGCCGGCGGGTGTTATGCGAGGCTGCATGCGCATCAAGCCGGCAGAGAAAAAGCCGTAGGGTGA
- a CDS encoding HlyD family type I secretion periplasmic adaptor subunit, with amino-acid sequence MAFVAFARHWTVWKAAWQAESSRPVGAAPGGHATEFLPAVLEIQQAPPSPIGRSILWTILAAFTGGVLWTTFGWIDIVATAQGKIIPSGYSKIIQPYETGVIASIHVQDGQAVRQGDVLIDLDSTLNRADLDRTLNEYRAAKVEAARLRALIRNQDTFEVPSDADAASVALQQQLLRDQLVEYQAKVAAAQHLVDQRQAAVEQTNENILRLEATVPMESERAEAYKKLFDRGAATKMDFLQAEGQRIDKVQELAGQKKKLQQDRAALAEAETHYRAMVSEFQQTKQAELSALETKAASLAQEVTKADQRTDLQRLIAPIDGVVQQLAVHTVGGVVTSAQQLLIIVPQDHPVEVEAQVENKDVGFVREGQPVEIKVETFQFTLYGTIPGRVVTVSDDAVPIEKVGLVYPTRVSMDRGTIQVEGKSVNLSPGMAVAVEIKTGQRRIIEYLLSPLLKSMKESLRER; translated from the coding sequence ATGGCATTCGTGGCGTTTGCTCGGCATTGGACTGTGTGGAAGGCGGCTTGGCAAGCGGAGTCAAGTCGGCCCGTCGGAGCTGCTCCCGGCGGACACGCCACGGAATTCTTACCGGCGGTGCTGGAAATTCAACAGGCGCCTCCATCACCGATCGGTCGGAGTATCCTCTGGACGATCCTCGCGGCCTTCACGGGCGGAGTGCTGTGGACCACGTTCGGATGGATCGACATCGTGGCGACAGCGCAAGGCAAGATCATCCCCAGCGGCTACTCGAAGATCATCCAGCCATATGAAACCGGAGTCATCGCCTCCATTCATGTGCAGGATGGACAAGCTGTCAGGCAGGGCGATGTGTTGATCGATCTCGATTCGACTCTCAATCGAGCCGATCTCGATCGGACGCTTAATGAATACCGCGCCGCGAAAGTGGAGGCAGCGCGATTGCGGGCACTGATTCGGAACCAGGACACGTTCGAGGTGCCGTCCGATGCGGATGCAGCCTCCGTGGCGTTGCAGCAGCAATTGCTACGGGATCAACTGGTGGAATATCAGGCCAAGGTCGCTGCGGCGCAGCATTTGGTGGATCAGCGCCAGGCTGCGGTCGAGCAAACCAACGAGAATATTCTCCGTTTAGAAGCCACCGTTCCGATGGAGAGCGAACGTGCCGAGGCCTACAAGAAACTATTCGATCGTGGGGCAGCAACCAAGATGGACTTCCTGCAGGCCGAAGGCCAACGCATCGACAAAGTGCAGGAACTCGCCGGGCAAAAGAAGAAACTTCAACAAGACCGGGCCGCGCTCGCCGAGGCCGAGACGCACTACCGAGCCATGGTGTCAGAATTTCAACAGACGAAGCAGGCGGAACTATCGGCACTCGAAACCAAGGCCGCGTCGCTCGCTCAGGAAGTGACGAAGGCCGACCAAAGGACTGACTTGCAGCGGCTCATCGCGCCGATTGATGGCGTCGTGCAGCAATTGGCGGTGCATACCGTCGGGGGGGTTGTGACATCCGCCCAGCAGTTGTTGATCATCGTACCGCAGGACCATCCGGTCGAGGTGGAGGCACAGGTCGAGAACAAAGATGTGGGATTCGTACGGGAAGGGCAGCCGGTCGAAATCAAGGTGGAAACATTTCAGTTCACCCTCTATGGCACGATTCCTGGTCGCGTGGTGACGGTTTCCGATGATGCAGTCCCCATCGAAAAGGTGGGCCTGGTCTATCCTACCAGGGTCAGTATGGATCGAGGAACGATTCAGGTCGAAGGCAAGTCGGTCAACCTGTCGCCCGGCATGGCGGTGGCCGTCGAGATCAAGACCGGCCAGCGCCGCATCATCGAATACCTGTTGAGCCCTTTGCTGAAATCCATGAAAGAAAGTCTGAGAGAACGGTAA
- a CDS encoding sigma-54-dependent Fis family transcriptional regulator, translating into MQPATILVADDDVVARELLAEALRKEGYHVEAFASGEEVIARGRQGRVDLVLTDIRMGAVDGLTVLREFKRVSPNTAVVVLTAFGSLEGAIEAIKQGAYDYLAKPFKKEDIKLVVKRALDHCRLLQENARFREELKSKGEWSPLVGSSTAMLEVYKLVARVAESKSTVLLQGESGTGKELIARAIHTNGPRRDKPFIPVNCGALPDTLLESEMFGYEKGAFTGAAGTKVGLFESANGGTLFLDEIGELGQALQVKLLRVMQDQEVRRVGSTTSTRVDVRIIAATNRDLEQLVKEGKFRDDLFYRLKVVPITLPSLVERREDIPMLVHHFLQKCAAGTAHAVRGVLPETMALLTQYRWPGNVRELENAIERAVSLSHGPLLTPEDLPDVIRQGAAADVDARQTQADRLDEVYLTLEEVEKRHLIRVLKETKGNKVKAAKILGIDRRTLYRMAERFGLDLGEEAEGVEKEPV; encoded by the coding sequence ATGCAACCAGCGACGATTCTCGTAGCCGACGACGATGTGGTTGCACGTGAACTCCTGGCGGAAGCGCTTAGGAAAGAAGGGTATCACGTTGAGGCATTTGCCAGTGGAGAAGAAGTGATCGCGCGTGGGCGACAGGGGCGGGTCGATTTGGTATTGACGGATATCCGTATGGGCGCCGTGGATGGGCTCACGGTTCTGAGGGAGTTCAAGCGGGTGAGCCCGAATACAGCGGTTGTGGTCCTGACCGCCTTCGGTTCTCTGGAAGGAGCGATCGAAGCGATCAAGCAGGGGGCCTATGACTACCTGGCGAAGCCGTTCAAGAAAGAAGACATCAAGTTGGTCGTCAAACGAGCCTTGGATCACTGCCGACTGCTCCAAGAGAATGCGCGGTTCCGAGAAGAGTTGAAGAGCAAGGGGGAATGGTCTCCCTTGGTCGGAAGCAGCACGGCGATGCTGGAAGTGTACAAGTTGGTCGCGCGCGTGGCTGAGAGCAAAAGTACGGTTCTGCTGCAAGGGGAAAGCGGAACGGGCAAAGAGCTCATTGCCCGGGCCATCCATACGAATGGTCCGCGCCGTGATAAGCCGTTCATCCCGGTCAATTGTGGCGCCTTGCCGGATACGCTGCTGGAATCTGAAATGTTCGGGTATGAAAAAGGGGCATTTACCGGTGCAGCAGGAACCAAGGTGGGGCTCTTCGAGTCGGCCAACGGGGGAACGTTGTTTCTCGACGAGATCGGTGAACTTGGACAGGCCTTACAAGTGAAATTGTTGCGGGTAATGCAGGATCAGGAAGTTCGCCGAGTGGGGAGTACGACCTCCACAAGGGTCGATGTGCGGATCATTGCGGCGACCAATCGGGATCTTGAGCAACTCGTGAAGGAAGGAAAGTTTCGGGACGACCTCTTTTATCGTCTGAAAGTCGTCCCTATCACGTTGCCGTCGTTGGTGGAGCGGCGGGAAGATATTCCGATGTTGGTGCATCATTTCTTACAGAAATGTGCTGCGGGAACTGCGCATGCAGTGCGCGGTGTGCTGCCGGAAACCATGGCGTTGTTGACCCAGTATCGGTGGCCGGGCAATGTTCGAGAGCTTGAAAACGCGATTGAACGGGCTGTGTCGTTGAGTCACGGGCCTCTCTTGACGCCTGAGGATTTGCCCGACGTGATTCGTCAAGGCGCAGCTGCCGACGTCGATGCGCGACAGACGCAAGCTGATCGACTCGATGAAGTGTATCTCACGTTAGAGGAAGTGGAAAAACGTCACTTGATTCGTGTGCTTAAAGAAACGAAGGGCAACAAGGTGAAGGCCGCAAAAATCCTTGGCATCGACAGACGAACGCTCTACCGTATGGCAGAGCGTTTCGGCCTGGATCTTGGCGAGGAAGCTGAGGGAGTAGAAAAAGAACCGGTCTAA
- a CDS encoding Lrp/AsnC ligand binding domain-containing protein: MSDRAYVLINVLPGQTSAVVKALGEIKEIKTIDPCWGKPDIIAVADIPDQDALTQLVLSRIHGIEGVTQTDTHLVYRLKEARTK; the protein is encoded by the coding sequence ATGTCGGATCGTGCTTATGTATTGATCAATGTGTTGCCGGGCCAGACATCCGCTGTAGTCAAAGCGCTAGGGGAAATCAAAGAGATTAAGACGATCGATCCCTGTTGGGGCAAGCCAGATATCATCGCAGTCGCTGATATCCCGGACCAGGACGCCTTGACCCAACTGGTTTTGAGTCGTATTCATGGCATAGAAGGAGTGACACAGACCGATACTCACCTTGTCTACCGTCTGAAGGAGGCCAGAACAAAATGA